DNA sequence from the Rubrivirga sp. SAORIC476 genome:
GCCCGGAAGGGCGATGGCCCCACAGGAGACGGCCGTTTCGATCAACTGCGCGCCCAGGGAGTAGCCGGAAATCACGGCGCCCTCCCCCGTCGTCGCGGCCAGCGCAGCGTTGCCGAACGCGATGGCGGTCTTGAACGCATCGCCGATGCACGAGTCGGGCAGCAGTTCGCTGAAGAGCCCCTGCAGGCACGACACGCAGGCCGCGAGCCCTTCATTGACGGCCGCCTCACTCCGCGACGCGTCGCACACGACCGCGAAGTCGCCGGTCTGGACGAGCCCCTCCCCCGTCAGCGCGTCCCAGTCGAGCGTGTTGAGCGGCCGGCCGGCGCTCGCCGACCAATTGTCGTTGGCCATGGGCGCCGTCGCGGCGACGGACAGCAGCAGCTCGCCCGACGATCCGGCCGGGATGACCGGGATGTAGAACACGGCGATGCGCGCGTCCATCGGGGTCACCGTGGGACAGGGCGCACCGGCGGGCGACGTGGGCGGGCAGATCTCGGCCGGCTGGATGGTCTCGCGGATCCAGATCAAGTCCTGGTCGATCTCGTTCTCGAGGACCGGGTTGTAGAACTCGTTCTGGACCGTCACCTCCGTCGACCACGGGAAGGCAACGCGGATCGGGACCATCACGGCGTCGGAGTTGCCGTCGTTGCCGTAGACCACGCGCAAGGTCCGCGGGAAGCCGACGCGGAGCGAGTTGTTGATCATCGAGGTCCAGACCTGGACCGTCGGCTCGACGGCCTCCACCACGAGCGCGCCTTGCAGCGTTGACGACGCGCCGCCCGAGGTGACGGTGAGGGCGTACGTGCCGGGCGGCGCGCCTTCCAGGTCGAACGCGGCGCGCAGGCGGGCCCCGTTCTCGAACGCGCGTGTCACGTCCGCGGTCAACGTGCTCGGGCCGGAGAGCGTCGCGACGGCGTCGTCGCCGAAGCCCTGGCCGAGCACGACGAGCGTCGCGGGCGCCTGGTTGGAGGCCCGCTGCGGGCGGCTGCTCGCGATGCCGACGCCCGCCCCGGCCCCGTTCGACTGGATCTCGAAGCGCCAGCCGAGCCCGGCCTGATTGGAAACGCCGAGTCCATTCGCTAGACCTGGGACCTGGCCTGGCGACGCGATCTGACAGTTTTCGTTCAGCTCCGTCGGGAAATTGGTGCACGAAAGCCTGATGTCCCCTTGTTCGATTTCCGCCTCGGCCACCGCGTCGTCGATGGGCGTCAGCGTGATCTCACGGACCTGCAGCGTGTCGGCAAGGTTTGAACTGGCGCCCCAGCGGTACGAGCCGGGGGGCGTCGAAAGCGTGTAGTCGAGGTAGTGAACCGGGGTGCCCGAAGTCTGGAGCAACGGCCTCGCCGTCTCATCATGAGGGCCATAGCGGTAGGCGCGAATGCGACCGGGGTTGCGCCCCTGCTCGGCGATGTCGTCGTCCAGCACCTCGAAATCGAAAATGGCTGTGTTCACCACGTTGTGCGTCCGGCACGTCTCCAGACCCGCCTGCTGGGCGCACACCTGGTTGTGGAACCCGTTCCCCGCCACCCCCGGGCCCGGACGGGCCGCCCAGATCCGGTTCGTGAAGTGGTTGATACTCGGAACAGACGTCGGGACTGCCCCGCGCTCGTAGCTCCAGGTGTCTACGACGTACGAGATCACGTTCCCGTCGGCATCGAGCAGGCGCGGCGCGAGATTGACCCGACGGCCGAACCACAGCATCACGTCGCGCTGGATCAACAGCCGGGCCGGCTCCGGGACCGGCTCCGCGTCCGCCCAGTCGAAGAAGGGTCGCGCGCCGTGCTGGTAGACCGCTTCGAGGTCAAGCACGAGGGCGTCGTTGGCCAGGCGGCGCACCTCGACCCAGTGGTTGCCGGGGTGCTGGTACTTCAGGTAGCCGACCGACCGACCGTCGGGCGAGAGCTGATACGAGTCGTAGCTCACGTCGGCCAGTTCGGACACCTCGTGGAGAATCTCGCCCGAGGTCACGCTCACGACCGACACACGCCGGGCGAGGGAACTGCCAGCGCCCACGCGACGAGTGGGCCAGCTGAACAGAATGCGGTCGGCCTTCCAGTCGAGGGCGATCTCAGTCGGAAACCAGTCCTCGTCGAACCCGCGGTTGAGCGGGCCAAACACGACGCGGTCGGTCGCGCCGTCGACGGACACGGCGCGGAGGGCCAGTTCGCACGTGGCATCGGACCCCGTGCCCACCTCCATCCAGCCGAGGTAGGCGATCTCTGAGCCGTCGGGGCTGAACGAGGCCCGCGCGGCGCCCTGCTCGCAGGCCGTGAGCGGCGCGAAGGGGAACGCCGTCGGCTCCGCGCTGCCGTCCGACGGGACGGTCCACAACGTGTCGGGGGTGAACTGAGCCACGGTGTAGAGCACCGTCTGCCCGTCCGGCGAGATGTCGGGGCGGGCGCGGGCGCTGGCCAGCGTGGAGCTCAGCCGAATCGGATCGGTCAGCACGGTGATGTTGCGCCCGTCCCGGTCCACGGCCATCACCTGCACGTCGCCCTGATCGGGTCCGAACCAGTCGGCGACAAACGCCAGCCGGCCCTGCGTGGAGAGGGCCGGGTTGTACGAGGCGTGATGCAGGATTCCAAACCCACTCTGGGGCCGGACGTAGGTGCCGAGCGTGTCCGCCCCCCCCCCTGTCCCCAAGCCGAGCGACTGGTAGGTGTTGATGGTGACACCGACCCGGTGGAGCGCCGCGGCGTCCGGGTTGAACAGCGAGATGGCGTTGCCCGCCGGCGCCGGGCCGGTCGGGCCGAGCATGACGCCGTCCAGAACAGGCTGGGCGGCGAGCGGGAAGGCGAGGGCGACCGCCAGCGCGGCGAGCAGGAGCGAACGGGGCATCGGGGAGAAAAGGGGGCCTACCCCTGAACCGGATTCCGCGCGCGGACTGGACCATGCGCCCGTCACATCCTCCGTTACGTAGTTCCAGGGACTTGCGTACGTTTCGCCGATCCCGGACGCCTGTGACTCCGCCCGACGCTCTGCTCCTAACCCGCACCCGCACCGGCGACGCCGATGCGCTGGACGAGCTTGTGGGCCGGATGTACGACGAGATGCGCCGTGTCGCCCAGGCCCAGCGCCGACGCCTCGGCGCGTCCGACACGCTCAACACGACGGCCGTCGTCCACGAGGCGTACGCCAAGCTCGA
Encoded proteins:
- a CDS encoding T9SS type A sorting domain-containing protein, encoding MPRSLLLAALAVALAFPLAAQPVLDGVMLGPTGPAPAGNAISLFNPDAAALHRVGVTINTYQSLGLGTGGGADTLGTYVRPQSGFGILHHASYNPALSTQGRLAFVADWFGPDQGDVQVMAVDRDGRNITVLTDPIRLSSTLASARARPDISPDGQTVLYTVAQFTPDTLWTVPSDGSAEPTAFPFAPLTACEQGAARASFSPDGSEIAYLGWMEVGTGSDATCELALRAVSVDGATDRVVFGPLNRGFDEDWFPTEIALDWKADRILFSWPTRRVGAGSSLARRVSVVSVTSGEILHEVSELADVSYDSYQLSPDGRSVGYLKYQHPGNHWVEVRRLANDALVLDLEAVYQHGARPFFDWADAEPVPEPARLLIQRDVMLWFGRRVNLAPRLLDADGNVISYVVDTWSYERGAVPTSVPSINHFTNRIWAARPGPGVAGNGFHNQVCAQQAGLETCRTHNVVNTAIFDFEVLDDDIAEQGRNPGRIRAYRYGPHDETARPLLQTSGTPVHYLDYTLSTPPGSYRWGASSNLADTLQVREITLTPIDDAVAEAEIEQGDIRLSCTNFPTELNENCQIASPGQVPGLANGLGVSNQAGLGWRFEIQSNGAGAGVGIASSRPQRASNQAPATLVVLGQGFGDDAVATLSGPSTLTADVTRAFENGARLRAAFDLEGAPPGTYALTVTSGGASSTLQGALVVEAVEPTVQVWTSMINNSLRVGFPRTLRVVYGNDGNSDAVMVPIRVAFPWSTEVTVQNEFYNPVLENEIDQDLIWIRETIQPAEICPPTSPAGAPCPTVTPMDARIAVFYIPVIPAGSSGELLLSVAATAPMANDNWSASAGRPLNTLDWDALTGEGLVQTGDFAVVCDASRSEAAVNEGLAACVSCLQGLFSELLPDSCIGDAFKTAIAFGNAALAATTGEGAVISGYSLGAQLIETAVSCGAIALPGGQVIAAGFTLYELFTSINKLAGIAQLAKNCSDCSRYIVSDWLGLAQFWSFDPNEKTGHIGIRPERYVASFGRIPYVISFENLSTATASAVEVTITDTLDVATLDLSTFSLGTFVLPDTSFTAPAGLAAWTTYWDRRPSEPSLVRLDAALDVETGVVMWQMSDLDPTDYTLRTSAEAGFLPPNGANGEGEGSVTFTIAAKPGLPDGTTIGNRADIRFDRNELIDTGVWANTLDLSSPVSAVVSADPGAADTLTVVRFEGTDGGSGVGRYDLFAQANGGPFEKVATVEGGDEVVFQTVLGTTYGVFALATDRVGNAEAPKTVAELTFVAGQVAAEGESSLPTELALASPYPNPTRGPVVLQVGVPQAGAVRVTVYDLRGREVAVVVDGPLAAGWQALRWDASGLASGLYVVRAEGGGQEATQRISVVR